The Thiorhodovibrio litoralis genome includes a window with the following:
- a CDS encoding TIGR03790 family protein, with product MKLIPTASCLSFSENARVPLHFLLLLALTPGSRASGDGDLSITLPRQHLSPAELGLIINDLDPLSRHIGAYYAERRQIPEANQIHIRLAPEPVIKAEAFAEVYRQVQQQTPEQVQAYALTWAEPYRVDCMSITTGFAVGYDPAFCADECNLTRPSPYFATNSQAPYDDYRWRPTMALAGESFDEVKALIDRGIAADETRPAGTGYLVSTDDAARNVRARQYQRVIGSFGSIVRLEQVEANAIRYRPDVLFYFTGLVRVPDIDTNTYLPGAIADHVTSSGGVLTGSRQMSALRWLEAGATASYGAVVEPCNFPAKFPSPAVLIANYLNGATAIEAYWKSVAMPGQGIFIGEPLARPYGGYALEYQAGEDDAEGDHWRLTTYALSPGRYRLESALDPLGPYEGRGTFVKKGAAPAVLELPVEGAPVYRILPASP from the coding sequence TTGAAATTGATACCAACCGCCAGCTGCCTCAGCTTTTCGGAAAATGCGCGCGTCCCCCTGCATTTTTTGCTGCTACTTGCACTGACACCCGGTTCCCGAGCAAGCGGAGACGGTGATCTTTCGATCACTCTTCCGCGTCAGCACCTAAGCCCGGCTGAACTCGGGCTGATCATCAACGATCTCGATCCGCTCAGCCGCCACATCGGCGCCTACTATGCCGAGCGTCGTCAGATTCCGGAAGCGAATCAAATCCACATCCGCCTAGCGCCCGAACCGGTGATCAAGGCCGAGGCCTTCGCCGAGGTCTACCGCCAAGTCCAACAACAAACGCCCGAACAGGTCCAAGCCTACGCCCTGACATGGGCCGAACCCTACCGGGTTGACTGCATGTCGATCACCACCGGCTTCGCGGTGGGCTATGACCCGGCTTTCTGTGCCGATGAGTGCAATCTCACCCGACCAAGCCCCTACTTCGCCACCAACAGTCAGGCGCCCTACGATGACTACCGCTGGCGACCGACCATGGCTTTGGCGGGGGAAAGCTTCGATGAGGTCAAGGCGCTGATTGATCGCGGTATCGCGGCGGATGAGACGCGGCCAGCGGGGACGGGCTACCTGGTCAGCACCGATGACGCGGCCCGCAATGTGCGCGCACGACAGTATCAGCGCGTCATCGGCAGCTTTGGTTCCATCGTGCGTTTGGAGCAAGTCGAGGCCAATGCCATCCGGTATCGCCCGGACGTGCTGTTTTACTTTACCGGGCTCGTGCGGGTACCGGATATCGACACCAATACCTATCTGCCAGGGGCCATTGCCGATCATGTGACCTCAAGCGGCGGCGTGCTGACGGGCTCCCGGCAAATGAGCGCGCTGCGCTGGCTGGAGGCGGGGGCGACGGCCAGCTATGGCGCCGTGGTGGAACCGTGTAACTTTCCGGCAAAGTTTCCCAGTCCGGCGGTGCTGATCGCCAATTACCTCAATGGCGCGACCGCGATCGAGGCCTATTGGAAAAGCGTGGCCATGCCTGGGCAAGGCATTTTCATCGGCGAGCCGCTCGCGCGCCCCTACGGCGGCTATGCGCTTGAATACCAGGCCGGCGAGGATGATGCGGAGGGCGATCACTGGCGCTTGACAACCTATGCCCTCTCCCCAGGTCGCTATCGGCTTGAGAGCGCGCTCGACCCGCTCGGTCCCTACGAGGGGCGCGGCACCTTTGTGAAAAAAGGGGCCGCGCCGGCGGTGCTGGAGCTGCCGGTGGAAGGCGCGCCCGTCTACCGCATTTTGCCCGCGTCCCCGTGA
- a CDS encoding VPLPA-CTERM sorting domain-containing protein, with the protein MKKSIFVAGLALATLTGANAYAAAIITEMPYYGAYFTAIKAAGGTVEDFEKEKYVKGPWNNSWGSPVGDFYGLGGTGSGTTCQASDNCEKIALTDYSINGQYGIFPNDQGKALNSNDKGGIQWNVNSATGFDMVAFAIRDAADQSGTQFKITAMSADGGTIFAEQLFTGGWDNEEVNVFEIKFDTVLNNAIVKLESLKADGATYRLNDAFTLDAVSMGKTAVPLPAAAWLFLSGLGVLGAMRKRKQVVA; encoded by the coding sequence ATGAAAAAATCTATCTTTGTAGCGGGCCTAGCGCTCGCAACCTTGACCGGTGCCAATGCGTATGCTGCGGCTATTATCACAGAAATGCCATATTATGGTGCATACTTCACCGCTATCAAAGCCGCCGGTGGGACCGTTGAGGATTTTGAAAAGGAAAAATATGTTAAAGGGCCATGGAACAACAGCTGGGGCAGCCCCGTTGGCGACTTCTACGGGTTGGGCGGTACTGGCAGCGGAACCACCTGCCAAGCCTCTGACAACTGTGAGAAAATTGCTCTAACCGACTACTCAATTAACGGTCAATACGGCATTTTCCCTAACGACCAAGGTAAAGCGCTTAATTCAAACGACAAGGGCGGAATACAATGGAACGTCAATAGCGCAACTGGGTTTGATATGGTCGCATTTGCAATCCGTGACGCGGCTGACCAGTCGGGAACGCAGTTCAAAATCACGGCCATGTCGGCTGACGGTGGTACCATTTTCGCCGAGCAGTTGTTTACAGGTGGATGGGATAACGAAGAAGTAAATGTGTTTGAGATTAAGTTTGATACCGTGTTGAATAATGCGATAGTCAAGCTGGAAAGTCTAAAAGCAGATGGTGCTACTTACAGGTTAAACGATGCTTTTACGCTTGATGCCGTATCAATGGGTAAAACCGCCGTTCCTCTGCCAGCAGCCGCTTGGCTGTTCCTAAGTGGTTTGGGCGTGCTGGGCGCAATGCGCAAGCGGAAGCAGGTAGTCGCCTGA
- a CDS encoding ExeA family protein, translated as MYDKFYGFKERPFSLLPDPSFLFPGRQYRMAYSLLGYAVVSKAGLAVITGDVGCGKTTLVRQMLNQLTNRVTVGLITNTANMKENLLKRVLLAFRQDYTGKESVELHEALENFLISEYARGQRTILIVDEAQNLPIETLEELRLFSNINADKDQVLQLLLVGQPGLKEKLERPELQQLAQRVVVSYHLNPLTEQETPIYIRYRLRHARGNPAIFTDAAISLIHQHSGGVPRLINVLCDMALVYGFRERAKTIEAPLVQTVIQDRTGGDPAGLV; from the coding sequence ATGTATGACAAGTTTTACGGATTCAAGGAAAGGCCTTTCTCCCTGCTTCCGGATCCGAGCTTTCTGTTCCCAGGTCGTCAGTACCGCATGGCCTATTCGCTGCTAGGGTACGCGGTGGTCAGCAAGGCGGGGCTTGCCGTCATCACAGGTGATGTCGGGTGCGGTAAAACGACGCTGGTTCGCCAAATGCTCAATCAGTTGACGAATCGTGTCACTGTTGGTCTGATCACCAACACCGCCAACATGAAGGAAAACCTGCTCAAGCGGGTGCTGCTGGCCTTTCGCCAGGACTACACGGGCAAAGAGTCAGTCGAGCTGCATGAGGCCTTGGAGAACTTTCTCATCTCCGAGTATGCCCGTGGCCAACGGACAATCCTGATTGTCGACGAAGCGCAGAATCTTCCCATCGAGACACTCGAGGAATTGCGCCTGTTTTCCAATATCAATGCAGACAAAGACCAGGTGCTGCAACTCCTGCTGGTCGGGCAGCCCGGGCTCAAGGAAAAACTGGAACGGCCCGAGTTGCAGCAGCTCGCGCAGCGGGTGGTTGTGAGCTACCACCTCAACCCGCTGACCGAGCAGGAAACGCCGATCTACATCCGCTACCGCCTCAGACACGCGCGGGGCAATCCGGCGATATTCACCGATGCGGCAATCTCCCTGATTCACCAGCACTCGGGCGGTGTCCCGCGTCTCATCAACGTTCTCTGCGACATGGCGCTGGTCTACGGCTTCAGGGAGCGCGCGAAAACGATCGAAGCCCCCCTGGTGCAGACCGTCATTCAGGATCGCACCGGGGGAGACCCTGCCGGCCTGGTCTGA
- a CDS encoding CpsD/CapB family tyrosine-protein kinase: MERIKEALERARAERAAARLDDGTELSALQADVQADLQADLQADVQDDEVEEAEDDSSGVQVSYTKTRNLSVNYERLRAKRVLINEARSPIVDAYNILRTRILQRLRPNGWNAVAVTSPRPGCGKTLTCINLAISLAREVNQTVLLVDLDLRRPSVIRYFTDEDLPGVSDYLLEQHELAEILVNPSIERLVILPGHSSFTNSSEMLSTPRMVRLVTELKTRYPDRIVLFDMPPLLTGDDVLAFSPYIDAIMLVVEASGTTRDDLRRAWNLLDGKRILGVVLNKADGGSAGDGYY; this comes from the coding sequence ATGGAGCGCATAAAAGAGGCATTAGAGCGCGCTCGGGCTGAGCGCGCGGCTGCGCGCCTGGATGACGGCACCGAACTGTCGGCGCTGCAAGCTGACGTGCAAGCCGATCTGCAAGCCGATCTGCAAGCCGATGTCCAAGATGACGAGGTCGAAGAGGCCGAGGACGACAGCAGCGGTGTGCAGGTTTCCTATACAAAAACGCGAAACCTGAGCGTTAATTACGAACGGCTGCGCGCAAAGCGCGTGTTAATCAATGAAGCCCGCAGCCCCATTGTCGATGCCTACAATATTTTGCGCACGCGCATCCTGCAGCGGCTTCGACCCAACGGGTGGAATGCCGTCGCGGTCACCAGCCCGCGACCCGGTTGTGGCAAGACGCTCACATGCATCAACCTCGCCATCAGCCTGGCTCGGGAGGTCAATCAGACCGTACTCCTCGTCGATCTCGACTTGCGCCGCCCATCTGTGATTCGCTACTTCACCGACGAGGATCTGCCTGGAGTCAGCGACTACCTCCTCGAACAACATGAACTCGCTGAGATCCTGGTAAATCCGAGTATCGAGCGTCTCGTGATCTTGCCAGGGCATAGCTCCTTCACCAATTCCTCGGAGATGCTCTCCACACCGCGGATGGTGCGTCTCGTCACCGAACTCAAGACGCGCTATCCTGACCGTATCGTATTGTTTGATATGCCACCCTTGCTGACCGGCGACGATGTTCTGGCCTTCTCCCCCTATATCGACGCCATCATGCTCGTGGTCGAGGCTAGCGGAACAACCCGAGATGACCTCAGGCGCGCATGGAATTTACTCGATGGGAAGCGCATCCTTGGCGTGGTGCTGAACAAGGCTGACGGCGGCTCGGCCGGCGACGGGTACTATTAG
- a CDS encoding VPLPA-CTERM sorting domain-containing protein, which yields MKNLVSYSIGSMMLAASMAASAGFVIEGGTANTLTYSTELPHNGFNPNGFGAGKGYEGEVGVVGAKVNWYGNASDVTWTLEYLGKEASWNNEFNFSAVDGNSWKSIFTVQGSKVGATESIEGGSFGFQFLADAGDKGSVSNAEGRDSAPYFWAQTYDEGNTLVLWFSDGGAGNDKDFDDMGVKISAKVSSVPIPAALPLFMSALAGLGFVGFRRRKA from the coding sequence ATGAAAAACTTAGTCTCTTATAGTATCGGTAGCATGATGCTCGCGGCGTCTATGGCCGCTTCGGCCGGGTTCGTGATAGAAGGCGGAACGGCGAACACACTGACGTACAGCACAGAGCTGCCGCACAATGGCTTCAACCCAAATGGGTTCGGTGCTGGTAAAGGATATGAGGGAGAAGTTGGCGTTGTCGGGGCCAAGGTCAATTGGTATGGGAATGCGTCTGATGTAACTTGGACCTTGGAGTACCTCGGTAAGGAGGCGAGTTGGAACAATGAGTTCAATTTCTCCGCAGTAGACGGTAACAGTTGGAAGTCTATTTTCACCGTTCAGGGATCAAAAGTTGGGGCCACGGAGAGCATTGAAGGCGGAAGTTTCGGTTTTCAGTTTCTTGCTGACGCAGGTGACAAAGGGAGTGTATCCAATGCCGAAGGGCGTGATAGCGCGCCGTATTTCTGGGCGCAAACGTACGACGAGGGCAATACCCTGGTTCTGTGGTTCTCGGATGGCGGTGCCGGCAATGATAAAGACTTTGACGACATGGGTGTGAAAATCAGTGCCAAAGTCTCTAGCGTTCCAATTCCTGCGGCGCTACCCTTGTTCATGTCCGCCTTGGCCGGCTTAGGCTTCGTCGGCTTCCGTCGCCGCAAAGCCTGA
- a CDS encoding GumC family protein, with protein MMEEHALSLDDYIAILKRRKWQLIIPVVVLSVIAMITAVLLPPTYRSTATILIEQQEIPDELVRSTVTSFADQRVQTISQRVMTTENLGKLIESYHLYPELMQRYGLVSAVEQMREDIKLEMISADVIDPRSGRPGEATIAFSLSFESESPAMAQRVANDITSLFLSENLKDRQESAKQTAVFLQNEANKLADRLSLLEAKLAEFKEKHGDSLPELKALNMQLIQRTEDHLRDTEQAVRTLQERKIYLEGQLAQIDPYSELFSSDGRRVLGPVDRLKALEAEYAEVAARYSSQHPERMRLEREIATLRQQVGKSANVTAGLERALDAQQEELADLRKRYSNEHPDVKALTSAIAITKRQLATARKAGSADPAGVSDADNPAYVQLQAQLHSADVELRSLQESREETRTKLAELEQRITKGPRIEQEYQALTRDHENAMATYSEVKQRLVAAELGEAMETERKGERFSLIEPPLLPEQPAKPNRLAIAFLGLVLAFGGGVGNLALREALDRSVHDVRDMEMIIMAPPLAVIPFIETEADIRRRNRQRLQLILGSILAVTLVTGAVHLFVMPLDVAWFKVLDRAGLLNTAPPSAR; from the coding sequence ATGATGGAAGAGCATGCGCTCAGCCTCGACGACTACATTGCGATCCTCAAGCGCCGCAAGTGGCAGCTCATCATCCCCGTGGTCGTGCTGTCGGTGATCGCCATGATCACTGCGGTTTTGCTGCCGCCGACTTATCGCTCAACGGCCACCATTCTGATCGAACAGCAAGAGATCCCTGACGAACTGGTTCGCTCGACCGTCACCAGCTTCGCTGACCAACGGGTGCAGACCATCAGCCAGCGGGTCATGACCACCGAGAATCTCGGGAAGCTCATTGAAAGCTATCATCTTTATCCGGAGTTGATGCAGCGCTACGGTCTGGTTTCTGCCGTCGAGCAGATGCGCGAAGATATCAAGCTCGAGATGATCAGCGCCGATGTCATCGATCCCCGTAGTGGTCGCCCAGGTGAAGCGACCATCGCCTTCTCTCTGTCTTTCGAGAGCGAGTCGCCCGCCATGGCGCAGCGCGTCGCCAACGACATCACCTCGCTCTTTCTCAGCGAGAATTTGAAAGACCGTCAGGAATCGGCCAAACAGACCGCAGTCTTCCTGCAAAACGAGGCCAACAAGCTCGCCGATCGGCTTTCCTTGCTCGAGGCGAAGTTGGCGGAGTTCAAAGAAAAGCATGGCGATAGTCTGCCGGAGCTCAAAGCGCTCAACATGCAACTGATTCAGCGCACTGAGGATCATTTGCGCGACACCGAACAGGCGGTGCGCACCCTGCAGGAGCGAAAAATCTATCTGGAAGGGCAACTCGCGCAGATCGATCCCTACAGCGAGCTGTTCTCTTCCGATGGCAGACGCGTGCTCGGGCCGGTGGATCGGCTGAAGGCGCTCGAGGCGGAGTATGCGGAGGTGGCGGCGCGTTATTCGAGCCAGCATCCTGAGCGCATGCGCCTTGAACGCGAAATCGCCACCCTGCGCCAGCAAGTCGGGAAATCCGCGAATGTCACGGCAGGGCTCGAGCGGGCCTTGGATGCGCAGCAGGAGGAACTGGCGGATCTGCGCAAGCGCTACTCGAACGAGCATCCAGACGTCAAAGCCTTGACCAGTGCCATCGCGATTACCAAACGCCAGCTCGCGACAGCAAGGAAGGCTGGTTCAGCTGATCCAGCAGGCGTGTCCGACGCTGATAATCCCGCCTACGTTCAACTCCAGGCCCAATTGCACTCGGCAGACGTGGAGCTGCGCTCGCTTCAGGAATCTCGCGAGGAGACCCGCACCAAGCTTGCCGAGCTGGAGCAGCGCATCACCAAGGGCCCGAGAATCGAGCAAGAGTACCAGGCATTGACGCGCGACCATGAAAATGCCATGGCAACCTATAGCGAGGTCAAGCAGCGCCTGGTGGCAGCCGAACTCGGCGAGGCGATGGAGACCGAGCGCAAAGGGGAGCGTTTCTCCCTCATCGAGCCACCGCTATTGCCTGAGCAGCCGGCGAAGCCGAACCGGCTCGCGATCGCCTTCCTTGGGCTGGTGCTTGCGTTTGGCGGAGGCGTCGGCAATCTCGCGTTGCGCGAGGCGTTGGACAGAAGCGTGCACGACGTCCGTGACATGGAGATGATCATCATGGCCCCACCCTTGGCTGTGATCCCCTTCATCGAGACCGAAGCCGATATCCGCCGGCGCAACAGGCAGAGGTTGCAGCTCATACTCGGCAGTATTCTTGCTGTGACATTGGTAACAGGCGCTGTGCATTTATTCGTAATGCCGCTTGACGTCGCCTGGTTCAAGGTTCTCGACCGGGCAGGTCTGTTGAATACCGCCCCACCTAGCGCGCGCTGA